Part of the Paenibacillus sp. FSL R7-0273 genome is shown below.
AGGAACTGCTGCAGGCCGAGGGGCTGCTGAAGCTGAAGACCGGCTCGCTTCGCCAGAGCGTAACGCTGCTGCTGCTCAGCCAGCCGGATTCCTCCCTGCAGGAATCCGTTAGCCGGCTGCTACAGGAGAAGAACAGCCTGCAGCGGCTGGCCGGGCTGGAGATTGCAACCGTGCTGTTCGAGGATGAGCAGCGGAGTGCCCTGGCCCAGCAGGTGAAGCCGCTGGTAGAGGCCATGGACAGACCGTCGGCCAAGGAAAGGGAGCTGCTGGCCAAGCTGGAGCGCCGGAACGAGTATACGGCAGCAAACGGCTTTGGCTTGTTTAATCCTGCTGAAACAGAAGAATGGCTGACTCAAGGGCCTCAGCCGGGTGATTTTAAATGGGATGAGGTGTTCGGCAGCAGCCTGGAGGATATTGAAAGGTTTCTGCAGGGGCTGGATCAGCTGATCCATGAGCATCGGGACACGGAATACGAGCATGAGGACTACTCGGACCGGAAAGAAACACTGCTGCTCGGAACCATGCTGAAGCCGCTGAAATGGAACAGCCTGTGGGATCAGGAGGATAAGGAGAATACTTCCCAGCTGGAGCAGTATCCGCTGCATGAGGTTTGGTCTGCTTATTTGAAGGAGCGGGGCTGGGATGCTGCCGGTCTGCTTGAGCTCCACTTCTATCTGCAGCTGGAGGATCTGAATAAGACACTGAATGATTATCATGGTTTTTATAGCAGCGAGATGGATTACAACGAGCTAAGGAAGCATAAGCTGCTGGAAGGCTGGAGGGGCGAATTTGCCGCCTCGGTCTATCCGCTGCAGCGGATCAGTGAAGTAGACCGGCTGCTCGGGAAGCTGAAGTATGGCCAGCATGTGGATACTCTTATCCGTGCTTTTTATGCCGACAGCGCCAAGAAAGAGGGCTTCCGGCTGGTAAACCGGGCGTTGAATGCGCTGCTGGCAGCTATGCCGGAGGAGAAGATGGCAACCGAAGCGCCGCTGCTGAATGTACTAGCCGAGCCTTGGCTGATGATGATCAGGGGCAGAGTGGCGGATCAGGAGGATTTTAAGACCATGTTCCGCACCCTGTATACGTTTGACAAAATGACACCTCCTGCGCAGAACTGGTGGAACGTCAAATTGTCGCTTGATGATTATTTGCGGGCATTTGAAGCGGAATGGATCGGCGAGAACGAGCTCTACAAGGAGCTGCTTGCCAGCGAGGGCAGTAAGCAGCATATGCAGAATCTGACGTCCTCTCACCGGAATCTGGCCTGGATCGAGGATAGTCTCAGCATTACTTCGCTCCGCAGCCGGCTGATTGACCGCCTGATGGAGATTGAGCTGGCCCGCGGCGACCTGCCGACAGAAGTAACTCCACTCGTGATGGGGCTGCAGCGGATCAGCGGTATGGAGTATTTTATACGGATTCTGACCGGGCTCGATAAGGAGACCTTTGTACGGGGATATATTTATGGCTATGGCCGGAGTATCACCAAGAAGGAAACGTTCAGCCATTTGCTGAAAAACTGCCACCCGCGTGAGGGCGAGGATGCAGCTATGCTTGGAAAGATGGTGAAAGAGAGCGGTATCTCGGAAAAAAGGCTGCTCGAAGCGGCGATGTATGCCCCGCAGTGGCTTGAGCTTGTGGCTGAGCATCTTGGATGGGAAGGATTGCGGAGTGCCGCCTGGTACTTCCATGCCCACATCAATGAGAGCTTCTCGGCAGAAAAAGAAACGGTGGTCGCCCACTATTCCCCTATCACGGCGCAGGATTTCAATGACGGGGCGTTTGACGGCAACTGGTTCCTGTCTGCTTATAACACACTGGGGGAAAAGCGTTTTGCGCTGCTCTATGATTGCGCCAAATATATCTCAGCCGGCTCCAACCACCGCCGGTCCCAGCTGTTCGCCGATGCGGCGCTCGGCAAGCTAAACCTTGCGGATATGAAGGCATCGGTAACCGGGAAGCGGAATAAGGATCATCTGCTTAGCTACAGCCTGATCCCGCTCGGGAAAGACCGGGAGCAGGATGTCCGGGAACGGTACGAGCTGATCCAGCGCTTCCTGGCCGAGAGCAAAACCTTCGGTGCACAGCGCCGGGCCAGCGAAGGGCTGGCTGCCCGGATTGCCCTTGGCAATCTGGCCCGCACAGCCGGATACGCCGATGTTACCCGGCTGATGTGGGATATTGAAGCCCGGAAGCTGGATGAGCTGGGGTCCTATTTCGAGGCGCATATGCTGGATGAGGATACCTCTGTCCGGCTGGCCATTGACGATCAGGGGCAAAGCGAGCTGGAAGTCATCAGTAAAGGCAAGCAGCTGAAGTCCGTGCCAACCCGCTTCAAGAAGCATGAATATATAGAAGCGCTTAAGGAAACGCGCAGCGAGCTCACCGGCCAGTACCGGCGCGCCCGGGTGGAGCTGGAGCGGTCGATGGAAGCCGGCAGCAGCTTCACGCTGCAGGAGATCAGCTCGCTCAGCCGTAACCCGGTGCTGGCACCGCTGCTGCGGACACTGGTTCTCCGCAGCGGTACGGCGCTCGGCTACTTCAAGCCCGAGGCGGGTACACTTGCCGCTCCTTCGGGTGAGGAGGCGGTAATCGCTCCGGATGCGGAGCTGTACATCGCGCATCCGCTGGATCTGTACACAAGCGGGCAGTGGAGCGAGTACCAGAGGGATCTGTTCGACCGGCAGCTCAGACAGCCGTTCAAGCAGGTGTTCCGCGAGCTGTACCTGCCGAACGCAGATGAGCTGGCCAGCGCGACGGTGTCTCAGCGTTATGCCGGTCATCAGGTGCAGCCGCGCAAGACAGTGGCGCTGCTCCGCGAGCGGCAGTGGACGGTCAGCTACGAAGAAGGGCTGCAAAAGGTCTACTACGGCGCCAATCTGATCGTGCGGCTGTATGCGATGGCGGACTGGTTCTCGCCGGCGGATACGGAAGCGCCGGCGTTGGAAAGCGTGGAGTTCATCGACCGAAAAACGTACAAAAATGTTCCGCTGGCCCAGGTGCCGCCGCTGATATTCTCCGAGGTCATGCGCGATGTAGATCTCGTGGTCAGCGTTGCCCACGTAGGCGGAGTAGATCCTGAGGCCAGCCTGACGACCGTTGAAATGCGCCGGGTGATCGTCAATGAGTCGCTGCGTCTCCTGAAGATCGAAAACGTGCGGCTTGAGGGGAATTACGCGCGGATCGACGGCAAGCTGGGCGAATATGCCGTACACTTGGGCAGCGGCCAGGTCTATAAGCAGGCTAGCGGCGCGCTGCACATTATTCCGGTGCATTCCCAGCACCGCGGCCGGCTGTTCCTGCCGTTCCTGGACGAGGACCCACGGACCGCAGAGATTCTGTCCAAGGTAGTGCTGCTGGCGGAGGATACGAAGATCAAGGATCCTTCGATTCTGTCGCAGCTGCGGGGCTAGTGTGAGGGTTTTTCGCGCCGTGTATGCCTTCCGGCGCAGCGCCTCCCATTCCGCCGATTGTGGGCGGAATGGGCAAACCGCGGTGCTCTGCACAAGTGGTGGTCAAACCTCTTAGAGGTTTGGAGTAAGAGATCAAGATCGAGATTGAAATAGAAATAGAGATAGAAATAGAGATAGAAATAGAGATAGAGATAGAGATAGAGATTGGATTTGGAGCTGACTCCCGGATGGCCGGGAGTCATTTTTTGGTTTCGGCGTAGGTGATGGTGGGAATGGGAGTATGGTAAGGGAGGAGGCGGCGGGCGGAATGGGCAAAGTAAAGAGCAAAAGTGCCTCTGATTCCGCTGGTCGTGGGCGGAATGGTCAAACCAAGGGCAAAAGTGCCTCTGATTCCGCCGATTGCGGGCGGAATGGGCAAATCAAAGGCAAAAGTGCCTCTGATTCCGCCGATTGTAGGCGGAATGGTCAAACCAAGGGCAAAAAGGCCTCTGATTCCGCCGATCGCGGGCGGAATGGGCAAATCCTCCCGCCCCTCAATCCCAAATCACATGCCCCTGGCCCAGGGTGACCGGGATGAAGCCGGCCAGCTGGCGGGCCTGGTAGCGGATCGGACGGGCGCTGCCCATCAGAAGGATGTTGCGGACATCCGCAGCACCTTCAGCCGGCAGGGCGAAGGCTTCAACATAAGGAAAGTGCTCGCTTAGTGTGGTGTGAATGGCGTTCATCAGGTGGTCGTTGTCGCTTTTGCCCATCAGGTTCATGAGGATGGAGCCGCCGGAATGGAGCTTAGCGCGGGTGAGGCCGAAAAATCCGCTGGAGACCAAGTGCTGCGGCGTACCGGCTGAGGTGAAGGCGTCCAGCAGAATGTAATCATACTGGCCGTCCCGCTCTCCCTCAAGCAGGCTCCGGCCGTCGCCGATTATAACGTTGTCCTGAGTGTAGCCGAAATGGGATCTGCTGTAACGGACGACCTCAGCATTCACCTCGGCCACCTTAAAGCGCTTCTCCGCAAAATAACCGGCAATCGTACCGATTCCATGCCCGATCAGGAAGACATCCTGAAACAGCGGCCTGTTATATTCCATTAAGTGAATCATCGCCCGCGGGTATTCAAATACAATCCGTTTCGGCTGCTCCAGATCAAGCGCGCCCTGAATAGCTTCGCCGGAGAACTGGAGGACGCGGAAGCGCCCTTTTTCACCATAGAGCTCGGTGGTTTCGTACACCTGAATTTCATCGTTGTCATTCTGTGGCTGCAAGTAAAGGACTCCTTACACGTGGGAGATTCGTTTGTATTCGTTCGGCGTGACACCGACGGTTTTTTTGAACAGCTTGTTGAAATAGGCGGGGTCGGGATAGCCGACCTCGGTGCCGATTTCGTGCACCTTCAGGTCAGGGGCGTTTTTGAGCAGCTGCTTGGCCTTGCGGATACGGATTTCGGTAACATAATCGGTCAGCGTCAGCCCCGTCTCCTGCTTGAACAGCTTGCTTAGATAGCTGGGTGTCAAAAACACCATTCCCGCAAGCATATTCAAATCGGCATGAAGCTTATAGTTGGCGGTCAGCCAGCGTTTTATGGTTTCGACCGCAGTTCCGGCCAGCTCCAGCCGGTGGGAGCGGATATCCTCCAGCACAGCAATGAGAGTGGACGTGAACAGCTCTTCAATCTCGCCTAGGCTCATGCAGGCACGGATTCGCTCCTCCAGCCGCGGAAGGGTCTTCTGCTTGCGCGCCGCTTCAAATTCCTGCAGCTCATTGCGCACCGTTTCCTCAACCTGCTGCAGGCAGCGGATGATAAGCTCCGGGTAGGCCTGCTGTGCCTCAAAGGCGATGAATAGCCTGTGAATCCATTCCCGCACTCCGGGAATATTCAGAATCTGCAGCTCATGAATGAGCGACTCGCGGACCGGAAGGAAGGGATCTGCTGCGGCTGCAGTGCCAGTGCCGGTCTCCAATTCCTCAATAGTAGCATAATGCAGCAGCCGGGGGTTATAGATACCGGCATCGCAGGCCAGCTTGGCTTCAAGAAAGGCGGTATTCAGCCTGCCCGGATCATCATAAGAACGGCTGACACCCAGATGCAGCCGCTGCTGCGGGCAAGCCGCCCCGATCCCGCTGGCCGGCTCCCGGCGCTCTGCCAGGGAGAGCGGCTCCCGTGAATAGCGGACCCAGGCCAGCAGGCCTTTATGAACCTCAAGCAGATCAGAGATAATGCCCTGATCTTCGCGAAGGCGGTCTGCATAAGCGGCAGCGCCTTCTGGGCGTCCTCCCTTCACAACAGTGACTGTGAAATAGGGCAGGGGCAGAAGAATACCGCCAATAAGCGCTGCCGAAGGCTCTTCAATCTGCAGCAGGGAGAGCAGCACGCCGGCACGCTGGCGGTTTTCTTTGTCCAGCTGCTGCTTCCGCTCCTGCTCAAGCGAATAGAGCACCTCAAAGAGCTGCTCCTTGTTAATCGGCTTCAGCAGGTAGTCCACAGCTGAGCTGCGGATCGCCTCCCGGGCATAATTGAATTCCGTGAATCCGCTCATGAGCAGCGTGCGGATCTGCGGGTGAGTGGCCTTCAGCTGTTTAATCAGCTCCAGGCCGCCGATCTGCGGCATACGGATATCGGTGATGACAACATCCAGCTGCAGGGCAGACACCTCATCCAGCAGCTGTCTGCCATCCGCATATATTCCGGTAACGCAGAAGGCACTGCTCTCTTTGCTGATCATCCGGGCCAGACCTTCGCGGATCAGAACCTCATCATCTACAATTACAATACGCAGCAATTTCCGGTCTCCCCCTCTCCTGGCATCCTTTTTCCTCAACGGTTTTGTCCTTCGTGCCCCGCCTCAGCCTGGTTCGTCAGCGTTACTCCCCGCCGCGTTCATCCGGGAGGTCTTCAATCCTCAGAATAACGCGGGTGCCGCGCTCTGGCTCGCTATGGACCTGAAGTCCGGAGGAGCTGCCGTAATGAAGGCGGAGCCGTTCATTTACATTCCGCAGCCCGATGCCGAACTTTTCGCTGTCGCTGCTGTTCAGCAGGTTACTGTTCAGCAGCCGCAGGGTTTCAGCATCCATGCCGATACCGTCATCCTCAACACAAAATACTGTTTTGCCGTCCTCGCTCCACGCGGTAATGCTGAGGGTACCCGGGCCATCTTTTGCCTCAAGCCCGTGAAAAACAGCGTTTTCTACAACCGGCTGGAATACCAGCTTAAGCACCGGGAGCGGCAGGAGCTCCTCCGGTACATTAATGTCCAGCCTGAATTTATCCGGGAAGCGGATCTGCAGCAGGTTAAGATAATTGCGGACATGATCCAGCTCATGGCGGATTGTTACCATCTCTTCGCTGCGGACAATACCGTAGCGCATCTGCAGGCCGAGCAGATAGGTCAGCTCCGCTACACGAGGCTCATCACTCCCTTCAGCCAGCATCCGGATGGACTCCAGTGTATTGTAGATAAAATGAGGGTTGATCTGGTTCTGCAAAGCCCGCATATCGGCCTTCTGCTTGCGTTTCTCCGTCAGCGACACTTCCTGGAGCAGATCCTTGACCCGGATGATCATCCGGTTGAAGTGGCTGCCGATCATTCCGATCTCATCGTTATATTTAGGGGACAGCCATACATCGAGATTGCCGTGCTGCACCTGCTTCATCAGACGGACCAGTGATTTCAGCGGCTTGGTCAGCGCATGGGATATAAAGGTGGCTACCACCAAAGCAAAGGCGACAATCGCCAGTGTAGTCAAAATCAGGGTATTGCGGGTTTTCTGCACCGGAGTGAGGATGC
Proteins encoded:
- a CDS encoding DUF4132 domain-containing protein, which gives rise to MNAEEREKQWYADKQAEAQKLDAEVSGLASLILSISRIQYIGGEEEECRECINVLKKLAGNAQQSLFDPLVATVRQLFSPYTADVMQYITEHCTEYPYSRGYARRPFRSANPELHLFTVLSKMGSLILMDREGLLLSAYMQSAENPESGSDYSRKHRINLVLSDVIAYELDRKDGDMLEQIRTIVYGDNQGALLSHEIIKGVFMSHRQEAVAMMGELLIAARLQEGLRQSLVERMDEGTLANNLYMLQIIIENDFIRYSSVVRALGVWTGMGLEAQNQRVAKALIEDAYQALQDAGLREQWLSDVNANRVYISLWATAAHEEANLYDKIKTLMATGQVYQKIIALYLLANSQETELRLRLARENLHEQDNELQYWVLLNYCYGYNRLWRPEKDEPKISLIRSPQLEDKEERRKDFELLKAMVLNPSRRELTGPSKVLDFIQVNYTSAFPVYKMLYLIAYDMDNDWIDGLIELKDQLSSDLRGELLSCFMDHPLSEVQREFLFASLSDKSMKNRELALNEASGLTLTPQELLQAEGLLKLKTGSLRQSVTLLLLSQPDSSLQESVSRLLQEKNSLQRLAGLEIATVLFEDEQRSALAQQVKPLVEAMDRPSAKERELLAKLERRNEYTAANGFGLFNPAETEEWLTQGPQPGDFKWDEVFGSSLEDIERFLQGLDQLIHEHRDTEYEHEDYSDRKETLLLGTMLKPLKWNSLWDQEDKENTSQLEQYPLHEVWSAYLKERGWDAAGLLELHFYLQLEDLNKTLNDYHGFYSSEMDYNELRKHKLLEGWRGEFAASVYPLQRISEVDRLLGKLKYGQHVDTLIRAFYADSAKKEGFRLVNRALNALLAAMPEEKMATEAPLLNVLAEPWLMMIRGRVADQEDFKTMFRTLYTFDKMTPPAQNWWNVKLSLDDYLRAFEAEWIGENELYKELLASEGSKQHMQNLTSSHRNLAWIEDSLSITSLRSRLIDRLMEIELARGDLPTEVTPLVMGLQRISGMEYFIRILTGLDKETFVRGYIYGYGRSITKKETFSHLLKNCHPREGEDAAMLGKMVKESGISEKRLLEAAMYAPQWLELVAEHLGWEGLRSAAWYFHAHINESFSAEKETVVAHYSPITAQDFNDGAFDGNWFLSAYNTLGEKRFALLYDCAKYISAGSNHRRSQLFADAALGKLNLADMKASVTGKRNKDHLLSYSLIPLGKDREQDVRERYELIQRFLAESKTFGAQRRASEGLAARIALGNLARTAGYADVTRLMWDIEARKLDELGSYFEAHMLDEDTSVRLAIDDQGQSELEVISKGKQLKSVPTRFKKHEYIEALKETRSELTGQYRRARVELERSMEAGSSFTLQEISSLSRNPVLAPLLRTLVLRSGTALGYFKPEAGTLAAPSGEEAVIAPDAELYIAHPLDLYTSGQWSEYQRDLFDRQLRQPFKQVFRELYLPNADELASATVSQRYAGHQVQPRKTVALLRERQWTVSYEEGLQKVYYGANLIVRLYAMADWFSPADTEAPALESVEFIDRKTYKNVPLAQVPPLIFSEVMRDVDLVVSVAHVGGVDPEASLTTVEMRRVIVNESLRLLKIENVRLEGNYARIDGKLGEYAVHLGSGQVYKQASGALHIIPVHSQHRGRLFLPFLDEDPRTAEILSKVVLLAEDTKIKDPSILSQLRG
- a CDS encoding cache domain-containing sensor histidine kinase; the protein is MVSYILRIPRRLWLFLANLPMERKLIVVFIFVLSLPITYVSYLSSRSTFHSVLQSSTKSAGQMAGSASDTIDRYIADLKRYTALPLYNTDVQFYLEQQNADWEKNTSMSMFLSYLIHTKEEMTAVYLVDKYGYVFYDRAPGINELFPAERMAQWRSLTEEAGVAPVVQGRHTIRVNPGEQREVFSVMRTVSSVSMLKPIGMIIFDIDIKLFKGIADPVNAVTQGNTIIVDESGGLVYGSEAEDSPLIDKDTQNVSLLLQKTAGPEGNFQIRLGAQDYLAVYTVSQQTGWTTLVTIPLERILTPVQKTRNTLILTTLAIVAFALVVATFISHALTKPLKSLVRLMKQVQHGNLDVWLSPKYNDEIGMIGSHFNRMIIRVKDLLQEVSLTEKRKQKADMRALQNQINPHFIYNTLESIRMLAEGSDEPRVAELTYLLGLQMRYGIVRSEEMVTIRHELDHVRNYLNLLQIRFPDKFRLDINVPEELLPLPVLKLVFQPVVENAVFHGLEAKDGPGTLSITAWSEDGKTVFCVEDDGIGMDAETLRLLNSNLLNSSDSEKFGIGLRNVNERLRLHYGSSSGLQVHSEPERGTRVILRIEDLPDERGGE
- a CDS encoding response regulator; the protein is MLRIVIVDDEVLIREGLARMISKESSAFCVTGIYADGRQLLDEVSALQLDVVITDIRMPQIGGLELIKQLKATHPQIRTLLMSGFTEFNYAREAIRSSAVDYLLKPINKEQLFEVLYSLEQERKQQLDKENRQRAGVLLSLLQIEEPSAALIGGILLPLPYFTVTVVKGGRPEGAAAYADRLREDQGIISDLLEVHKGLLAWVRYSREPLSLAERREPASGIGAACPQQRLHLGVSRSYDDPGRLNTAFLEAKLACDAGIYNPRLLHYATIEELETGTGTAAAADPFLPVRESLIHELQILNIPGVREWIHRLFIAFEAQQAYPELIIRCLQQVEETVRNELQEFEAARKQKTLPRLEERIRACMSLGEIEELFTSTLIAVLEDIRSHRLELAGTAVETIKRWLTANYKLHADLNMLAGMVFLTPSYLSKLFKQETGLTLTDYVTEIRIRKAKQLLKNAPDLKVHEIGTEVGYPDPAYFNKLFKKTVGVTPNEYKRISHV
- a CDS encoding spermidine synthase; translated protein: MQPQNDNDEIQVYETTELYGEKGRFRVLQFSGEAIQGALDLEQPKRIVFEYPRAMIHLMEYNRPLFQDVFLIGHGIGTIAGYFAEKRFKVAEVNAEVVRYSRSHFGYTQDNVIIGDGRSLLEGERDGQYDYILLDAFTSAGTPQHLVSSGFFGLTRAKLHSGGSILMNLMGKSDNDHLMNAIHTTLSEHFPYVEAFALPAEGAADVRNILLMGSARPIRYQARQLAGFIPVTLGQGHVIWD